A window of the Salegentibacter mishustinae genome harbors these coding sequences:
- a CDS encoding amidohydrolase family protein gives MNKLTYFLLLAITLSSCKNKESKVYDLVILNARIINVENESVSEGQSIFISGGEIVEVRKGVDKEQFTADRLIDANGKFVMPGLWDNHVHFRGGDTLVEENKDLLPLFLAYGITTVRDAGGDITPNVLKWKDQIEKGELDGPRIFSSGPKLDGDKPAWPGSIKVTSKAEIVAALDSLEGLEVDYVKTYDGNLSAEDYYSIIEEAEKRGLKVTGHMPMSADFLKAISLGLDGAEHMYYPLKACSPAGDSLTKLNLGYGMIEPLIDTYDPELAAEVFTKMSEENVYVTPTLYIGKTLSEILEVDHQQDLLLNYIGSGIQQTYQGRIEGAKRAKASGSKMREKMEEISARMIEPMQNAGVSLLAGSDCGAFNSYVYPGESLHWELNALSKAGLSNAQTIRTSIINGPEFLDLGNEYGSIASGKVADILILDKNPLENIDNLKKINTVIKSGRVYDRKSLNTMLENLR, from the coding sequence ATGAATAAACTCACTTATTTCTTATTGCTGGCGATTACCCTGTCATCTTGTAAGAATAAAGAAAGCAAAGTATACGACCTTGTTATTCTTAATGCTCGAATTATAAATGTAGAGAATGAAAGTGTAAGCGAAGGCCAATCAATTTTTATTTCTGGCGGGGAAATTGTGGAGGTTCGGAAAGGCGTTGATAAAGAGCAATTTACTGCCGATCGCCTCATTGATGCCAATGGGAAATTTGTGATGCCTGGACTTTGGGATAATCACGTTCATTTTCGAGGTGGTGATACTTTGGTAGAAGAAAACAAAGATCTATTGCCACTTTTTCTAGCCTACGGAATTACCACTGTACGCGATGCCGGTGGCGATATCACTCCGAATGTTTTGAAATGGAAAGATCAAATTGAAAAAGGCGAGTTAGATGGTCCCAGAATTTTTAGTTCGGGCCCCAAACTGGATGGCGATAAACCGGCCTGGCCAGGTTCAATTAAAGTTACTAGCAAAGCTGAAATTGTTGCTGCCCTGGATTCGCTGGAAGGCCTTGAGGTAGATTACGTAAAAACTTATGACGGAAATCTTTCCGCAGAAGATTATTACAGCATTATCGAAGAAGCTGAAAAACGTGGCTTAAAAGTCACCGGGCATATGCCTATGAGTGCCGATTTTTTGAAAGCGATTTCACTGGGTCTTGATGGGGCCGAGCATATGTATTATCCGCTAAAAGCCTGTTCTCCCGCAGGCGATAGCCTTACCAAGCTCAACTTGGGCTATGGAATGATAGAACCTTTAATAGATACTTACGATCCAGAACTTGCAGCAGAAGTTTTTACTAAAATGAGTGAAGAAAATGTGTATGTAACACCCACACTTTATATAGGTAAAACCCTTTCTGAAATTTTAGAAGTAGATCACCAGCAGGATTTATTGTTAAACTATATTGGCTCCGGAATTCAGCAAACTTATCAGGGCAGGATAGAAGGAGCAAAACGGGCAAAAGCTTCCGGCAGTAAGATGCGTGAGAAAATGGAGGAAATAAGTGCCCGAATGATCGAGCCAATGCAAAATGCAGGAGTTAGCCTTTTAGCAGGTTCAGATTGCGGAGCATTTAATTCTTATGTTTATCCCGGCGAATCTTTGCACTGGGAACTAAATGCCCTTTCTAAAGCAGGCTTAAGCAACGCCCAGACCATAAGAACCTCTATAATTAATGGTCCCGAATTTCTTGATCTGGGCAATGAATACGGAAGCATCGCTTCAGGAAAAGTGGCCGATATTTTAATTTTAGATAAAAATCCGCTGGAAAATATAGATAATTTGAAAAAGATAAATACTGTGATCAAGAGCGGGAGAGTCTATGATAGGAAAAGCCTAAATACTATGTTAGAAAACTTGCGCTAG
- a CDS encoding S41 family peptidase, translating into MIHKITSLLLFFFLSFTLTAQDINKEDTRLLSTPAMSDSQIAFIYAEDLWVVNKDGSSPKRLTVDDGIESNPVFSPDGSLIAFNAEYDGNTDVYVVSANGGVPERLSWHPGSDWVRGFTPDGSAVLFISQRNVFTRRFAELFEVSVNGGQVKQLEIPNAFWADYSDDGKYIAYTPLYEAFNQWKYYRGGMASRIWIYDTNDHSVTEIPKPKSGSNDARPQWLGDKVYFRSDRNGEFNLYSYDMNSQEVSQHTNFKDFPVLDLSAGKEEIIFEQAGYLHTYNPESDTTEKIEVGIATDLLELRPRFVKGDEYIRSASVSPTGARVVMDFRGEIVTVPAEKGDVVNITETPGVHEQDPVWSPNGKFIAYFSDESGEYALHVHDQSEQKEARKFKLEGAGFYAYPKWSPDSKKISFVDNGRNLYVLNIDSGKVTKVSQDKRYIPGVFRDLFGSWSHDSNWISYTIVTGTSFEQAYVYSLSEDKSYAISDGFSSVSSPVFDPSGKYLYMLASTDAGPVVNWFDQSNQDMEMSSSIYLVTLQKDVESPFARENDVEKIEKAEKEEEKKKKAEEEDKEVKVPDLKIDFEGIENRIVDVPLPAGKYANLSSPKEGTLYYLAYPPHEQNKGTLNLYDLKERENKEIMPATSYELSANGKKILYKAEEKWGVAEVDKIEEKRTLNTGEIQVKIDPVAEWPNIFDEAWRVNRDYFYDPGMHGVDWDKMKEKYEPFIGDVTSRSDLYRVMEWMFSELGVGHHRFSSRGDRLHSKESVKGGLLGADFSIENDRYWFEKIYGGLNWNPNLRSPLTEPGVDVNEGDYLLAVDGEELKASDNIYKFFENTAGKIVMLTVGPNPNMKNSRKIKVTPVENEIALRNRDWIEGNIQKVHEATDGKVAYVYVPNTATEGHEYFKRYFFPQANKQAIIVDERFNGGGQLADYVIDILKKPEQAHWRFRYGKDLKSPSASIQGPKVMITDETAGSGGDYLPWMFRKFDLGTIVGKTTWGGLVGVLGYPEFIDGGSVTAPNVAFYTEEGFSVENEGVAPDVEVEQWPEEVIEGRDPQLEKAIEIVLKQLEENPPKEVPSPVYPDKTDN; encoded by the coding sequence ATGATACATAAAATTACTTCCCTGTTACTTTTTTTCTTCCTGTCTTTTACTCTTACAGCCCAGGATATTAATAAAGAAGATACCCGTTTACTTTCCACACCCGCGATGAGTGATTCTCAAATCGCTTTTATTTATGCCGAAGATCTTTGGGTGGTAAATAAAGATGGCTCTTCACCAAAACGACTCACGGTAGATGATGGTATTGAGTCTAATCCAGTTTTCTCTCCAGATGGAAGCCTTATAGCTTTTAACGCGGAATATGATGGCAATACCGATGTGTATGTGGTTTCTGCAAATGGTGGCGTGCCGGAGCGTCTTAGTTGGCATCCCGGAAGCGACTGGGTTCGTGGTTTTACACCAGATGGTTCTGCAGTTCTTTTCATTTCTCAGCGAAATGTTTTTACCAGGCGATTTGCAGAGCTCTTTGAGGTTTCAGTAAATGGTGGCCAGGTTAAGCAATTGGAAATTCCAAATGCATTTTGGGCAGATTATTCAGATGATGGAAAATATATCGCTTACACGCCGCTTTACGAAGCTTTTAATCAGTGGAAGTATTATCGTGGTGGTATGGCCTCCCGAATCTGGATCTACGACACCAATGACCACTCTGTAACCGAGATTCCAAAACCGAAAAGCGGAAGTAACGACGCCAGACCTCAATGGCTGGGAGATAAGGTTTATTTCAGGAGTGATAGAAATGGAGAATTCAATTTATACAGTTATGATATGAATTCCCAGGAGGTTTCTCAACATACCAATTTTAAAGATTTTCCGGTTTTAGATCTTTCCGCAGGAAAAGAGGAAATAATTTTTGAGCAGGCCGGGTATTTGCATACCTATAATCCAGAAAGTGATACTACCGAAAAAATCGAGGTAGGGATCGCAACAGACCTTCTTGAACTGCGCCCACGTTTTGTAAAGGGAGATGAATATATTCGTAGCGCTTCTGTTTCGCCCACCGGTGCAAGGGTGGTAATGGATTTTAGAGGAGAAATTGTTACAGTGCCCGCTGAAAAAGGAGATGTGGTTAATATAACTGAAACTCCAGGAGTACATGAACAAGATCCTGTTTGGTCTCCAAATGGAAAATTCATAGCCTATTTTAGCGATGAGAGTGGGGAATATGCCCTTCATGTGCACGATCAAAGTGAACAAAAAGAGGCCAGGAAATTTAAACTTGAAGGTGCAGGTTTTTATGCTTATCCAAAGTGGTCTCCAGATAGTAAGAAAATAAGTTTTGTAGATAATGGGCGTAATCTATATGTGTTAAACATAGATTCTGGAAAAGTGACCAAAGTTTCCCAGGACAAAAGATATATCCCGGGAGTTTTTAGAGATCTTTTTGGTAGCTGGTCTCACGATTCTAATTGGATTAGTTATACCATAGTAACAGGCACCAGTTTTGAACAAGCCTATGTGTATTCGCTTTCAGAGGATAAATCCTATGCAATTTCCGATGGCTTTTCCAGCGTTTCAAGTCCGGTTTTTGATCCCAGCGGAAAATATCTATATATGCTAGCTTCTACAGATGCCGGGCCGGTGGTGAATTGGTTTGATCAGTCTAATCAGGATATGGAAATGAGCAGTTCGATTTATCTTGTCACTTTACAGAAGGATGTAGAATCTCCATTTGCCAGAGAAAATGATGTTGAAAAGATAGAGAAAGCTGAAAAAGAAGAAGAAAAAAAGAAAAAGGCTGAAGAAGAGGATAAAGAAGTGAAAGTTCCCGACCTAAAAATAGATTTCGAGGGAATAGAAAACAGGATAGTAGATGTGCCGCTTCCGGCCGGTAAATATGCGAACCTAAGTTCGCCAAAGGAAGGAACACTCTATTATTTAGCTTATCCTCCTCACGAGCAGAATAAAGGAACGCTAAATTTATATGATCTTAAAGAAAGAGAGAATAAGGAGATAATGCCCGCTACTTCTTACGAGCTCTCAGCCAATGGAAAAAAGATTCTTTATAAGGCAGAAGAAAAATGGGGTGTCGCTGAAGTTGATAAAATTGAAGAAAAGCGAACGCTTAATACCGGCGAGATTCAGGTTAAAATTGACCCGGTAGCCGAGTGGCCAAATATCTTTGATGAGGCCTGGCGGGTTAACCGGGACTACTTTTATGATCCCGGAATGCACGGCGTAGACTGGGATAAAATGAAAGAGAAATACGAACCTTTTATAGGAGATGTTACTTCCCGAAGCGATCTATACCGCGTAATGGAATGGATGTTTAGCGAACTTGGAGTGGGGCATCACCGTTTCTCGAGTAGAGGTGACAGGCTTCATTCTAAAGAATCTGTAAAAGGTGGTCTCCTGGGAGCAGATTTCAGCATAGAAAATGACAGGTATTGGTTTGAAAAAATCTATGGCGGACTCAATTGGAATCCTAATTTGCGTTCTCCACTAACCGAACCGGGAGTAGATGTGAATGAAGGCGATTATCTTTTAGCAGTAGATGGCGAAGAGCTAAAGGCCAGTGATAATATATATAAGTTTTTTGAAAATACGGCGGGGAAAATAGTGATGCTTACCGTGGGTCCTAATCCTAATATGAAGAATTCAAGAAAAATCAAAGTAACTCCGGTTGAAAATGAAATTGCTTTAAGAAACCGCGATTGGATAGAAGGCAATATTCAAAAAGTGCACGAAGCTACCGATGGCAAGGTTGCCTATGTTTATGTGCCAAATACTGCCACGGAAGGACATGAGTACTTTAAACGCTACTTCTTTCCGCAGGCGAACAAGCAGGCGATTATTGTAGATGAACGTTTTAATGGTGGTGGGCAGTTGGCAGATTATGTTATAGATATACTTAAAAAACCTGAGCAGGCGCACTGGAGATTTCGCTATGGAAAGGATCTCAAATCGCCAAGTGCTTCTATTCAGGGACCAAAAGTGATGATTACCGATGAAACTGCCGGTTCGGGGGGAGATTACCTGCCGTGGATGTTTAGAAAATTTGATTTGGGTACTATCGTCGGGAAAACTACCTGGGGCGGCCTGGTAGGCGTTTTGGGTTATCCTGAATTTATAGATGGCGGCTCTGTTACTGCGCCAAATGTTGCTTTTTATACGGAAGAAGGCTTTAGTGTAGAAAACGAAGGAGTGGCACCCGATGTTGAGGTGGAACAATGGCCGGAAGAAGTTATAGAAGGGAGAGATCCTCAACTGGAAAAAGCCATTGAGATTGTGCTGAAACAGCTGGAGGAAAACCCGCCGAAAGAAGTGCCTTCCCCGGTATATCCTGATAAAACAGATAACTAA
- a CDS encoding RNA methyltransferase, giving the protein MENRKLKNSELDRKSIQEFKEAEKTPIIVILDNIRSLNNIGSVFRSADAFLIEKIYLCGITAQPPHKDIQKTALGATETVAWEYVENTLELVEKLQQEKTKVFSIEQAEGSVMLNDFKAQPGEKIAVVFGNEVKGVQQEVVSASDGIIEIPQLGSKHSLNIAVSVGVVLWDLFSKISQNNREQSYMSH; this is encoded by the coding sequence ATGGAAAACCGAAAATTAAAAAACAGCGAACTTGATCGAAAATCAATTCAAGAATTTAAGGAAGCTGAGAAGACACCTATTATTGTGATTTTAGACAATATTAGAAGCCTAAATAATATTGGTTCGGTTTTTCGTAGTGCCGATGCTTTTCTAATTGAAAAAATCTATCTCTGCGGCATTACCGCACAACCACCTCATAAAGATATACAGAAAACCGCTTTAGGCGCAACCGAAACCGTAGCCTGGGAATATGTAGAGAATACGCTAGAGTTGGTGGAAAAGCTTCAACAAGAGAAAACAAAAGTTTTTTCAATTGAACAGGCCGAAGGCTCGGTGATGCTAAATGATTTTAAAGCCCAGCCCGGTGAAAAAATCGCCGTGGTTTTTGGTAACGAGGTAAAAGGCGTACAGCAAGAAGTGGTTTCGGCGAGTGATGGGATTATTGAAATCCCACAATTGGGAAGTAAACATTCGCTAAATATTGCGGTTAGTGTAGGAGTTGTGCTCTGGGATTTGTTTTCTAAAATTTCTCAAAATAACAGAGAGCAATCTTATATGAGTCACTAA
- the folK gene encoding 2-amino-4-hydroxy-6-hydroxymethyldihydropteridine diphosphokinase, which translates to MNSPKIVHIALGSNVGNRFELLQNALHKIYLEIGEVQQVSQVYETPAWGFEGNAFLNACIAVSTRFSAEEILRKLLKIEADAGRVRSDAKNYQNRSLDLDILLFEDEVLETSDLIVPHPAMQNRKFVLLPLADIAAKENHPVFKVSIEKLLKQVEDNSEIKAILEKLEIPKKAFNLNKLNYIAVEGNIGAGKTSFSTMVSEDFNAKLILERFKDNPFLPKFYENKERYAFPLEMSFLADRYQQLSDDLAQYDLFKDFVISDYDVFKSLIFAKITLHEDEYALYHKLFHLMYKELVKPDLYIYLYQNTDRLLENIKARGRDYEQNIQPDYLVEINKSYLNFIKTQTNMKVQIIDISGKDFVNNRADYLSILEEIKA; encoded by the coding sequence TTGAATTCCCCAAAAATAGTACATATAGCCCTGGGAAGCAATGTGGGTAACCGCTTTGAGCTTCTGCAAAATGCATTGCATAAAATATACTTAGAAATTGGCGAGGTGCAACAGGTATCGCAGGTTTACGAAACACCGGCCTGGGGTTTTGAGGGTAATGCTTTTTTAAATGCCTGTATTGCCGTTTCTACGAGATTTTCTGCGGAAGAAATTCTTCGGAAATTATTAAAGATCGAAGCTGATGCCGGGCGAGTACGCTCTGATGCTAAAAATTACCAAAACCGAAGCCTTGATCTGGATATTCTTCTTTTTGAAGATGAAGTTTTAGAAACCTCAGATTTGATAGTGCCGCATCCTGCAATGCAAAATCGAAAATTCGTGTTGTTACCGTTGGCCGATATCGCCGCTAAGGAAAATCATCCCGTTTTTAAAGTTTCTATTGAAAAATTGCTGAAGCAGGTGGAAGATAATTCCGAGATAAAAGCAATTCTTGAAAAGTTGGAAATTCCTAAGAAAGCATTCAATTTAAATAAACTGAATTATATCGCGGTTGAAGGAAATATTGGAGCCGGGAAAACGAGCTTTTCAACGATGGTTTCCGAAGATTTTAACGCGAAACTTATTTTAGAAAGGTTTAAAGACAACCCGTTTTTACCAAAATTCTATGAGAACAAAGAGCGATATGCTTTTCCGTTAGAAATGTCTTTTTTGGCCGATCGCTACCAACAGTTATCAGACGATCTTGCGCAATATGATCTTTTTAAAGATTTTGTGATCTCAGACTACGATGTTTTTAAGTCGCTTATTTTTGCTAAAATCACGCTACACGAAGATGAATATGCCTTATATCACAAGCTTTTTCATTTAATGTACAAGGAATTGGTAAAGCCAGATCTTTACATTTATCTCTACCAAAATACAGATCGATTGCTGGAAAATATCAAGGCTCGCGGTCGTGATTACGAGCAAAATATTCAGCCCGATTATTTAGTGGAAATCAATAAAAGTTACCTGAATTTTATAAAGACCCAAACCAATATGAAGGTGCAGATTATAGATATTTCAGGTAAAGACTTTGTGAATAATCGCGCCGATTATCTTTCAATTCTGGAAGAGATCAAAGCCTGA